A region from the Lytechinus variegatus isolate NC3 chromosome 6, Lvar_3.0, whole genome shotgun sequence genome encodes:
- the LOC121416832 gene encoding uncharacterized protein LOC121416832 isoform X2, which yields MYRYNPNEAYLCGSASPAPPQSDAGATPSCSGSTGTATGHSADLQELINRVLSLPQEDIAEVAHAIGRSQRNPILADITSSELTFLPTSESLLAHDSVEWLESRNAVLSSFLCGVSDCDLNLLAKRTKESEQKVYGVCKAVEQCYFNINPKCVLPHSFKENILIYSVSKSKLLPDALGGVSPAGTYYRLRKWLDHQAYHELPPLNGDVVIAFDNDQVVGKTYHVKADNKVRVSVITSICAFEEDGKLQEQGELKPSNWQDKRRDQFENLVHPKSEINVQASELHYKELYRSLSDAISEIIHEQRHNGDGKLTDDIDMHVSQNAFDREYRLCPSCSESNRRNKRICAYCGERLRIRADAGDGDEESSEGSKTSGLEHRFAPTVKRVTFTSESQVEEKADRISARDPFFVNPNSLGTIAAVFRHIGKDAKVKNVAENGDREWVCVVCDGLPYSIGMNILTSFYECRLCREKTQGQDKFTEHMTTIHPGVEYEMKDNLEFGWLLLHAGHGHYEMNAVRSFVSLNWDVFMGDAAKVMGFRSERAQKYAKSTSDHHRAWELLQIVYHGGLRELLLPYVRQCLAEGSSPTPEGYLRWSKAVEDRRYAYFQEQIMTYTQAIINLRKGLRTNNADLVMAGRIKHAPIFHGRNHPKYQAIEIMELANFLSAPPPVQEFLARHSSYSASGDPTKGEDLDFVLENLNKQSKDWIPRGVPTEHEWLRIFRNLDKLNEIRQETLHSMGQSTSSTPRSTSHDPAADDIKAWRIFIRESGYLSSPMTSGPISAINGEELDPSLICLTTTGTKRRRHFASKLLSAGDIPKPDPVLVTKSERADFEDISKQTKERISQRIEALISSVADDVSKDILMKELGQLKSRRKEELIGLFYRLKDRSDESDSDVSDD from the exons ATGTACCGGTACAACCCCAATGAAGCGTACTTGTGCGG TAGCGCTAGCCCAGCACCTCCACAATCTGACGCTGGAGCTACTCCGTCCTGCTCTGGCTCTACTGGCACTGCTACTGGGCATTCGGCGGATCTGCAAGAGTTGATAAACCGTGTGTTATCTCTCCCTCAAGAAGACATTGCTGAAGTTGCACATGCTATTGGTAGAAGTCAGCGGAATCCTATTCTAGCAGACATAACATCATCAGAGTTAACATTTCTGCCGACTTCAGAAAGCTTACTTGCACACGATTCTGTGGAATGGTTAGAGTCTCGCAATGCAGTACTCTCCAGTTTTTTGTGTGGAGTGAGTGATTGTGACTTGAATTTATTGGCTAAGAGGACGAAGGAATCAGAACAGAAAGTCTACGGTGTATGCAAGGCTGTAGAACAGTGCTATTTTAACATCAATCCAAAGTGTGTGCTACCCCACTCTTTCAAGGAGAACATCTTGATTTACTCTGTAAGTAAGAGCAAGCTCTTGCCTGATGCTCTAGGTGGAGTTTCACCAGCAGGTACTTATTACAGGTTGAGGAAGTGGTTGGATCACCAGGCATACCATGAACTTCCACCCTTGAATGGGGATGTTGTCATAGCATTTGACAATGATCAAGTTGTGGGAAAGACATATCATGTGAAGGCTGATAATAAGGTACGAGTTTCTGTAATAACAAGCATCTGTGCGTTTGAAGAGGATGGAAAATTACAAGAACAAGGGGAACTAAAACCCAGCAACTGGCAGGACAAACGTCGGGATCAGTTTGAGAATTTAGTACATCCAAAGTCGGAGATCAATGTTCAAGCTAGTGAGCTGCATTATAAGGAACTATACAGATCACTGTCTGATGCTATTTCAGAGATAATCCATGAGCAGAGGCACAACGGTGATGGAAAGCTGACCGACGATATAGATATGCATGTATCGCAGAATGCATTTGATCGCGAATATCGTCTCTGCCCTTCATGCTCTGAGAGCAACCGACGGAATAAGCGCATTTGTGCATATTGTGGAGAACGTTTACGCATTAGAGCAGATGCaggagatggtgatgaagaGAGTTCTGAAGGTTCGAAAACATCAGGCTTAGAACATCGGTTTGCACCCACTGTGAAAAGGGTAACTTTTACATCAGAGTCCCAAGTAGAAGAGAAAGCCGATCGAATATCAGCACGTGACCCTTTCTTTGTGAATCCGAATTCTCTGGGGACAATTGCCGCCGTTTTCAGACACATTGGGAAAGATGCAAAGGTAAAGAATGTCGCTGAAAATGGTGACCGAGAGTGGGTCTGCGTAGTTTGTGATGGGCTGCCATACTCCATCGGCATGAACATTTTGACGTCATTTTATGAGTGTAGATTGTGCAGAGAAAAAACACAAGGGCAGGATAAATTCACAGAGCACATGACAACAATCCATCCTGGAGTTGAGTATGAAATGAAGGACAATCTCGAATTTGGTTGGCTCCTGCTTCATGCAGGGCACGGCCATTATGAAATGAATGCTGTCCGTAGCTTTGTCTCGTTAAACTGGGACGTTTTCATGGGAGATGCTGCCAAAGTGATGGGCTTCAGATCTGAGAGGGCTCAGAAGTATGCCAAGAGCACCTCTGATCACCATAGGGCGTGGGAGCTTCTCCAGATTGTGTATCACGGTGGACTGCGTGAACTGCTCCTGCCGTATGTGAGACAGTGCCTAGCAGAAGGGAGCAGTCCTACTCCAGAGGGTTATCTTCGATGGAGTAAAGCAGTCGAGGACAGGAGGTACGCTTACTTCCAGGAGCAGATAATGACATACACTCAAGCGATCATTAATTTGCGAAAGGGGCTACGCACAAACAATGCAGACCTTGTCATGGCAG GACGTATCAAGCATGCTCCTATCTTTCACGGGAGGAACCACCCAAAATACCAGGCCATCGAGATCATGGAGCTTGCAAACTTTCTTAGTGCACCACCCCCTGTACAGGAGTTTCTTGCTCGCCACTCATCTTACTCTGCTTCTGGAGACCCCACAAAGGGTGAAGATCTGGATTTTGTTCTCGAAAACCTAAACAAGCAGAGCAAAGACTGGATTCCAAGGGGAGTGCCTACAGAACATGAGTGGCTACGGATATTTCGCAATCTGGACAAGCTCAATGAG ATCAGACAAGAAACGCTGCACAGTATGGGTCAGTCAACCTCAAGCACCCCAAGAAGTACATCGCATGACCCTGCTGCGGATGACATCAAGGCATGGCGTATCTTCATCAGGGAAAGCGGATACCTGAGTTCTCCCATGACATCGGGACCAATCTCTGCAATCAATGGAGAAGAGCTAGACCCAAGTTTGATCTGTCTAACCACCACTGGAACAAAAAGGAGAAGACACTTTGCCAGCAAACTGCTATCAGCAGGTGACATCCCAAAGCCGGACCCAGTGCTAGTCACCAAGAGTGAGCGAGCTGACTTTGAAGACATTAGTAAACAAACCAAGGAGAGGATCAGTCAACGAATCGAGGCACTTATCAGTTCTGTGGCTGATGATGTCTCAAAGGACATTCTAATGAAGGAGTTGGGCCAACTGAAAAGTCGCAGGAAAGAAGAACTAATAGGTCTTTTCTACAGATTGAAAGACAGATCAGATGAAAGTGACTCTGATGTAAGTGATGATTAA
- the LOC121416832 gene encoding uncharacterized protein LOC121416832 isoform X3: MYRYNPNEAYLCGASPAPPQSDAGATPSCSGSTGTATGHSADLQELINRVLSLPQEDIAEVAHAIGRSQRNPILADITSSELTFLPTSESLLAHDSVEWLESRNAVLSSFLCGVSDCDLNLLAKRTKESEQKVYGVCKAVEQCYFNINPKCVLPHSFKENILIYSVSKSKLLPDALGGVSPAGTYYRLRKWLDHQAYHELPPLNGDVVIAFDNDQVVGKTYHVKADNKVRVSVITSICAFEEDGKLQEQGELKPSNWQDKRRDQFENLVHPKSEINVQASELHYKELYRSLSDAISEIIHEQRHNGDGKLTDDIDMHVSQNAFDREYRLCPSCSESNRRNKRICAYCGERLRIRADAGDGDEESSEGSKTSGLEHRFAPTVKRVTFTSESQVEEKADRISARDPFFVNPNSLGTIAAVFRHIGKDAKVKNVAENGDREWVCVVCDGLPYSIGMNILTSFYECRLCREKTQGQDKFTEHMTTIHPGVEYEMKDNLEFGWLLLHAGHGHYEMNAVRSFVSLNWDVFMGDAAKVMGFRSERAQKYAKSTSDHHRAWELLQIVYHGGLRELLLPYVRQCLAEGSSPTPEGYLRWSKAVEDRRYAYFQEQIMTYTQAIINLRKGLRTNNADLVMAGRIKHAPIFHGRNHPKYQAIEIMELANFLSAPPPVQEFLARHSSYSASGDPTKGEDLDFVLENLNKQSKDWIPRGVPTEHEWLRIFRNLDKLNEIRQETLHSMGQSTSSTPRSTSHDPAADDIKAWRIFIRESGYLSSPMTSGPISAINGEELDPSLICLTTTGTKRRRHFASKLLSAGDIPKPDPVLVTKSERADFEDISKQTKERISQRIEALISSVADDVSKDILMKELGQLKSRRKEELIGLFYRLKDRSDESDSDVSDD; encoded by the exons ATGTACCGGTACAACCCCAATGAAGCGTACTTGTGCGG CGCTAGCCCAGCACCTCCACAATCTGACGCTGGAGCTACTCCGTCCTGCTCTGGCTCTACTGGCACTGCTACTGGGCATTCGGCGGATCTGCAAGAGTTGATAAACCGTGTGTTATCTCTCCCTCAAGAAGACATTGCTGAAGTTGCACATGCTATTGGTAGAAGTCAGCGGAATCCTATTCTAGCAGACATAACATCATCAGAGTTAACATTTCTGCCGACTTCAGAAAGCTTACTTGCACACGATTCTGTGGAATGGTTAGAGTCTCGCAATGCAGTACTCTCCAGTTTTTTGTGTGGAGTGAGTGATTGTGACTTGAATTTATTGGCTAAGAGGACGAAGGAATCAGAACAGAAAGTCTACGGTGTATGCAAGGCTGTAGAACAGTGCTATTTTAACATCAATCCAAAGTGTGTGCTACCCCACTCTTTCAAGGAGAACATCTTGATTTACTCTGTAAGTAAGAGCAAGCTCTTGCCTGATGCTCTAGGTGGAGTTTCACCAGCAGGTACTTATTACAGGTTGAGGAAGTGGTTGGATCACCAGGCATACCATGAACTTCCACCCTTGAATGGGGATGTTGTCATAGCATTTGACAATGATCAAGTTGTGGGAAAGACATATCATGTGAAGGCTGATAATAAGGTACGAGTTTCTGTAATAACAAGCATCTGTGCGTTTGAAGAGGATGGAAAATTACAAGAACAAGGGGAACTAAAACCCAGCAACTGGCAGGACAAACGTCGGGATCAGTTTGAGAATTTAGTACATCCAAAGTCGGAGATCAATGTTCAAGCTAGTGAGCTGCATTATAAGGAACTATACAGATCACTGTCTGATGCTATTTCAGAGATAATCCATGAGCAGAGGCACAACGGTGATGGAAAGCTGACCGACGATATAGATATGCATGTATCGCAGAATGCATTTGATCGCGAATATCGTCTCTGCCCTTCATGCTCTGAGAGCAACCGACGGAATAAGCGCATTTGTGCATATTGTGGAGAACGTTTACGCATTAGAGCAGATGCaggagatggtgatgaagaGAGTTCTGAAGGTTCGAAAACATCAGGCTTAGAACATCGGTTTGCACCCACTGTGAAAAGGGTAACTTTTACATCAGAGTCCCAAGTAGAAGAGAAAGCCGATCGAATATCAGCACGTGACCCTTTCTTTGTGAATCCGAATTCTCTGGGGACAATTGCCGCCGTTTTCAGACACATTGGGAAAGATGCAAAGGTAAAGAATGTCGCTGAAAATGGTGACCGAGAGTGGGTCTGCGTAGTTTGTGATGGGCTGCCATACTCCATCGGCATGAACATTTTGACGTCATTTTATGAGTGTAGATTGTGCAGAGAAAAAACACAAGGGCAGGATAAATTCACAGAGCACATGACAACAATCCATCCTGGAGTTGAGTATGAAATGAAGGACAATCTCGAATTTGGTTGGCTCCTGCTTCATGCAGGGCACGGCCATTATGAAATGAATGCTGTCCGTAGCTTTGTCTCGTTAAACTGGGACGTTTTCATGGGAGATGCTGCCAAAGTGATGGGCTTCAGATCTGAGAGGGCTCAGAAGTATGCCAAGAGCACCTCTGATCACCATAGGGCGTGGGAGCTTCTCCAGATTGTGTATCACGGTGGACTGCGTGAACTGCTCCTGCCGTATGTGAGACAGTGCCTAGCAGAAGGGAGCAGTCCTACTCCAGAGGGTTATCTTCGATGGAGTAAAGCAGTCGAGGACAGGAGGTACGCTTACTTCCAGGAGCAGATAATGACATACACTCAAGCGATCATTAATTTGCGAAAGGGGCTACGCACAAACAATGCAGACCTTGTCATGGCAG GACGTATCAAGCATGCTCCTATCTTTCACGGGAGGAACCACCCAAAATACCAGGCCATCGAGATCATGGAGCTTGCAAACTTTCTTAGTGCACCACCCCCTGTACAGGAGTTTCTTGCTCGCCACTCATCTTACTCTGCTTCTGGAGACCCCACAAAGGGTGAAGATCTGGATTTTGTTCTCGAAAACCTAAACAAGCAGAGCAAAGACTGGATTCCAAGGGGAGTGCCTACAGAACATGAGTGGCTACGGATATTTCGCAATCTGGACAAGCTCAATGAG ATCAGACAAGAAACGCTGCACAGTATGGGTCAGTCAACCTCAAGCACCCCAAGAAGTACATCGCATGACCCTGCTGCGGATGACATCAAGGCATGGCGTATCTTCATCAGGGAAAGCGGATACCTGAGTTCTCCCATGACATCGGGACCAATCTCTGCAATCAATGGAGAAGAGCTAGACCCAAGTTTGATCTGTCTAACCACCACTGGAACAAAAAGGAGAAGACACTTTGCCAGCAAACTGCTATCAGCAGGTGACATCCCAAAGCCGGACCCAGTGCTAGTCACCAAGAGTGAGCGAGCTGACTTTGAAGACATTAGTAAACAAACCAAGGAGAGGATCAGTCAACGAATCGAGGCACTTATCAGTTCTGTGGCTGATGATGTCTCAAAGGACATTCTAATGAAGGAGTTGGGCCAACTGAAAAGTCGCAGGAAAGAAGAACTAATAGGTCTTTTCTACAGATTGAAAGACAGATCAGATGAAAGTGACTCTGATGTAAGTGATGATTAA
- the LOC121416832 gene encoding uncharacterized protein LOC121416832 isoform X1: MKRTCAGKFVAKCRNIHHIDWASSDESPLTRFRTVPSSKKIHIDVQENLRKGRETYVCNDCLTYSENLQGIFSPSVCAPSSASPAPPQSDAGATPSCSGSTGTATGHSADLQELINRVLSLPQEDIAEVAHAIGRSQRNPILADITSSELTFLPTSESLLAHDSVEWLESRNAVLSSFLCGVSDCDLNLLAKRTKESEQKVYGVCKAVEQCYFNINPKCVLPHSFKENILIYSVSKSKLLPDALGGVSPAGTYYRLRKWLDHQAYHELPPLNGDVVIAFDNDQVVGKTYHVKADNKVRVSVITSICAFEEDGKLQEQGELKPSNWQDKRRDQFENLVHPKSEINVQASELHYKELYRSLSDAISEIIHEQRHNGDGKLTDDIDMHVSQNAFDREYRLCPSCSESNRRNKRICAYCGERLRIRADAGDGDEESSEGSKTSGLEHRFAPTVKRVTFTSESQVEEKADRISARDPFFVNPNSLGTIAAVFRHIGKDAKVKNVAENGDREWVCVVCDGLPYSIGMNILTSFYECRLCREKTQGQDKFTEHMTTIHPGVEYEMKDNLEFGWLLLHAGHGHYEMNAVRSFVSLNWDVFMGDAAKVMGFRSERAQKYAKSTSDHHRAWELLQIVYHGGLRELLLPYVRQCLAEGSSPTPEGYLRWSKAVEDRRYAYFQEQIMTYTQAIINLRKGLRTNNADLVMAGRIKHAPIFHGRNHPKYQAIEIMELANFLSAPPPVQEFLARHSSYSASGDPTKGEDLDFVLENLNKQSKDWIPRGVPTEHEWLRIFRNLDKLNEIRQETLHSMGQSTSSTPRSTSHDPAADDIKAWRIFIRESGYLSSPMTSGPISAINGEELDPSLICLTTTGTKRRRHFASKLLSAGDIPKPDPVLVTKSERADFEDISKQTKERISQRIEALISSVADDVSKDILMKELGQLKSRRKEELIGLFYRLKDRSDESDSDVSDD, translated from the exons ATGAAGCGTACTTGTGCGGGTAAGTTTGTGGCGAAGTGCCGTAACATTCATCACATTGACTGGGCAAGTAGCGATGAATCACCTTTGACCAGGTTTCGCACTGTCCCTTCGTCCAAAAAGATTCATATCGACGTTCAAGAAAATTTGAGGAAAGGAAGGGAAACGTATGTTTGTAACGACTGTCTGACATATTCGGAAAATTTGCAAGGAATTTTTTCTCCATCTGTTTGTGCTCCAAGTAGCGCTAGCCCAGCACCTCCACAATCTGACGCTGGAGCTACTCCGTCCTGCTCTGGCTCTACTGGCACTGCTACTGGGCATTCGGCGGATCTGCAAGAGTTGATAAACCGTGTGTTATCTCTCCCTCAAGAAGACATTGCTGAAGTTGCACATGCTATTGGTAGAAGTCAGCGGAATCCTATTCTAGCAGACATAACATCATCAGAGTTAACATTTCTGCCGACTTCAGAAAGCTTACTTGCACACGATTCTGTGGAATGGTTAGAGTCTCGCAATGCAGTACTCTCCAGTTTTTTGTGTGGAGTGAGTGATTGTGACTTGAATTTATTGGCTAAGAGGACGAAGGAATCAGAACAGAAAGTCTACGGTGTATGCAAGGCTGTAGAACAGTGCTATTTTAACATCAATCCAAAGTGTGTGCTACCCCACTCTTTCAAGGAGAACATCTTGATTTACTCTGTAAGTAAGAGCAAGCTCTTGCCTGATGCTCTAGGTGGAGTTTCACCAGCAGGTACTTATTACAGGTTGAGGAAGTGGTTGGATCACCAGGCATACCATGAACTTCCACCCTTGAATGGGGATGTTGTCATAGCATTTGACAATGATCAAGTTGTGGGAAAGACATATCATGTGAAGGCTGATAATAAGGTACGAGTTTCTGTAATAACAAGCATCTGTGCGTTTGAAGAGGATGGAAAATTACAAGAACAAGGGGAACTAAAACCCAGCAACTGGCAGGACAAACGTCGGGATCAGTTTGAGAATTTAGTACATCCAAAGTCGGAGATCAATGTTCAAGCTAGTGAGCTGCATTATAAGGAACTATACAGATCACTGTCTGATGCTATTTCAGAGATAATCCATGAGCAGAGGCACAACGGTGATGGAAAGCTGACCGACGATATAGATATGCATGTATCGCAGAATGCATTTGATCGCGAATATCGTCTCTGCCCTTCATGCTCTGAGAGCAACCGACGGAATAAGCGCATTTGTGCATATTGTGGAGAACGTTTACGCATTAGAGCAGATGCaggagatggtgatgaagaGAGTTCTGAAGGTTCGAAAACATCAGGCTTAGAACATCGGTTTGCACCCACTGTGAAAAGGGTAACTTTTACATCAGAGTCCCAAGTAGAAGAGAAAGCCGATCGAATATCAGCACGTGACCCTTTCTTTGTGAATCCGAATTCTCTGGGGACAATTGCCGCCGTTTTCAGACACATTGGGAAAGATGCAAAGGTAAAGAATGTCGCTGAAAATGGTGACCGAGAGTGGGTCTGCGTAGTTTGTGATGGGCTGCCATACTCCATCGGCATGAACATTTTGACGTCATTTTATGAGTGTAGATTGTGCAGAGAAAAAACACAAGGGCAGGATAAATTCACAGAGCACATGACAACAATCCATCCTGGAGTTGAGTATGAAATGAAGGACAATCTCGAATTTGGTTGGCTCCTGCTTCATGCAGGGCACGGCCATTATGAAATGAATGCTGTCCGTAGCTTTGTCTCGTTAAACTGGGACGTTTTCATGGGAGATGCTGCCAAAGTGATGGGCTTCAGATCTGAGAGGGCTCAGAAGTATGCCAAGAGCACCTCTGATCACCATAGGGCGTGGGAGCTTCTCCAGATTGTGTATCACGGTGGACTGCGTGAACTGCTCCTGCCGTATGTGAGACAGTGCCTAGCAGAAGGGAGCAGTCCTACTCCAGAGGGTTATCTTCGATGGAGTAAAGCAGTCGAGGACAGGAGGTACGCTTACTTCCAGGAGCAGATAATGACATACACTCAAGCGATCATTAATTTGCGAAAGGGGCTACGCACAAACAATGCAGACCTTGTCATGGCAG GACGTATCAAGCATGCTCCTATCTTTCACGGGAGGAACCACCCAAAATACCAGGCCATCGAGATCATGGAGCTTGCAAACTTTCTTAGTGCACCACCCCCTGTACAGGAGTTTCTTGCTCGCCACTCATCTTACTCTGCTTCTGGAGACCCCACAAAGGGTGAAGATCTGGATTTTGTTCTCGAAAACCTAAACAAGCAGAGCAAAGACTGGATTCCAAGGGGAGTGCCTACAGAACATGAGTGGCTACGGATATTTCGCAATCTGGACAAGCTCAATGAG ATCAGACAAGAAACGCTGCACAGTATGGGTCAGTCAACCTCAAGCACCCCAAGAAGTACATCGCATGACCCTGCTGCGGATGACATCAAGGCATGGCGTATCTTCATCAGGGAAAGCGGATACCTGAGTTCTCCCATGACATCGGGACCAATCTCTGCAATCAATGGAGAAGAGCTAGACCCAAGTTTGATCTGTCTAACCACCACTGGAACAAAAAGGAGAAGACACTTTGCCAGCAAACTGCTATCAGCAGGTGACATCCCAAAGCCGGACCCAGTGCTAGTCACCAAGAGTGAGCGAGCTGACTTTGAAGACATTAGTAAACAAACCAAGGAGAGGATCAGTCAACGAATCGAGGCACTTATCAGTTCTGTGGCTGATGATGTCTCAAAGGACATTCTAATGAAGGAGTTGGGCCAACTGAAAAGTCGCAGGAAAGAAGAACTAATAGGTCTTTTCTACAGATTGAAAGACAGATCAGATGAAAGTGACTCTGATGTAAGTGATGATTAA
- the LOC121416733 gene encoding ankyrin repeat domain-containing protein 50-like: MRSGKEDLVKFRIKHGADAEMENGDGHPRLHLAASLGHLEAIRTILRHGENVNKVARKGYTALHIAANNGHVDVIKYLISQGAEVNKGDNDGWTALHSAANNGHVDVIKYLISQGAEVNKGDNDGWTALHSAANNGHVDVIKYLISQGAEVNKGDNDGWTALHSAANNGYVDVIKYLISQGAEVNKGDNDGWTALHSAANNGHVDVIKYLISQGAEVNKGDNDGWTALHSAANNGHGDVIRYLISQGAEVNEGDNDGWTALHSAANNGHFDVIKYLISQGADVNRSDKGGQTALHIAAKNHHLDVVKYLICQGTEANKGDNDGWTALHSAAKNDHLDVVKYLIAQGTEVNKGDNDGCTALHSAAKNGHLDFIKYLISQGAEINGGNKDGQSALHIAAKNDHLNVIKLLISQEAVVNRGDNDGQTALHIAAKNSYIDILKVLLANGARSDTEDKSGNIPIHYARDEPVRQIISPR, translated from the coding sequence ATGCGTAGTGGCAAGGAGGATCTCGTTAAATTTCGTATAAAGCACGGAGCTGATGCGGAGATGGAGAATGGAGATGGACATCCACGTTTACATCTTGCTGCATCGCTGGGACATCTGGAAGCAATCAGAACTATACTAAGGCATGGAGAAAATGTGAACAAAGTGGCCCGGAAAGGCTACACTGCTTTACACATTGCTGCTAACAATGGTCAtgttgacgtcatcaaatatctgatcagtcaaggagctgaggttAATAAGGGAGATAAtgatggttggactgcattacacagtgCTGCTAACAATGGTCAtgttgacgtcatcaaatatctgatcagtcaaggagctgaggttAATAAGGGAGATAAtgatggttggactgcattacacagtgCTGCTAACAATGGTCAtgttgacgtcatcaaatatctgatcagtcaaggagctgaggttAATAAGGGAGATAAtgatggttggactgcattacacagtgCTGCTAACAATGGTTAtgttgacgtcatcaaatatctgatcagtcaaggagctgaggttAATAAGGGAGATAAtgatggttggactgcattacacagtgCTGCTAACAATGGTCAtgttgacgtcatcaaatatctgatcagtcaaggagctgaggttAATAAGGGAGATAAtgatggttggactgcattacacagtgCTGCTAACAATGGTCATGGTGACGTCATCAGATATCTGATCAGCCAAGGAGCTGAGGTTAATGAGGGAGATAAtgatggttggactgcattacacagtgCTGCTAACAATGGTCAttttgacgtcatcaaatatctgatcagccAAGGAGCTGATGTTAATAGGAGTGATAAAGGTGGACAGACTGCACTACACATCGCTGCTAAGAATCACCATCTTGACGTCGTCAAATATCTGATCTGTCAAGGAACTGAGGCTAATAAGGGAGATAAtgatggttggactgcattacacagtgCTGCTAAGAATGACCATCTTGACGTCGTCAAATATCTGATCGCTCAAGGAACTGAGGTTAATAAGGGAGATAATGATGGTTGCACTGCATTACACAGTGCTGCtaagaatggtcatcttgacttcatcaaatatctgatcagccAAGGAGCTGAGATAAATGGGGGTAATAAAGATGGTCAGAGTGCTCTACACATCGCTGCTAAGAATGACCATCTTAACGTCATCAAACTTCTGATCAGCCAAGAAGCTGTGGTCAATAGGGGTGATAACGATGGTCAGACTGCTCTACACATCGCTGCTAAGAATAGTTACATTGACATTCTGAAGGTCCTACTTGCAAACGGAGCACGATCTGACACGGAAGACAAATCAGGCAACATACCGATACACTATGCAAGGGATGAACCAGTCAGACAGATAATTTCTCCAAGGTAA